One region of Nevskia ramosa DSM 11499 genomic DNA includes:
- the glgB gene encoding 1,4-alpha-glucan branching protein GlgB, protein MSRPVTPPSRCPAPLLGELDLHLFAEGRHRELGRVMGAQPMVVDELPGVRFAAWAPNARQLAVVGDFNGWDGRNHAMQLRPEAGIWELFVAGLEVGALYQFEVIDRDGVRVLKADPFARQTEVPPGTASIVAAASLPVAPLADRDKRQRRDAPIAIYEVHAGSWQRNDFGSGPAPDWDQLAERLVPYVASLNFTHIELMPVMEYPFGGSWGYQPLSLYAPTARYGTPEAFGRFVAACHAADIGVILDWVPAHFPADGHGLRRFDGTALYEHEDPREGYHPDWNTLIYNYGRNEVRGFLIGSALHFIEHYGIDGLRVDAVASMLHRDYSRPAGQWIPNIHGGRENLEAIAFVRELNAVVAERCPGAIVIAEESTSWPGVTADTSSSGLGFAYKWNMGWMHDTLQYFARDHAQRRWHHADITFGLTYAHAEAFVLPLSHDEVVHLKKALVAKLPGDAWQRHAGLRAYYGLMWAYPGKKLLFMGGEIAQEREWNHDSQLDWAGLSDPRKAGLQRWVGDLNALYGSEPALHRGDCDARGFRWVVVDDTVNSVFAWLRFDPTGAAPAVLMICNFTPRVLHGYRVGVSKAGVWQERLNSDATHYGGSDVANVGDLVALDEPSHGWPASLALSLPPLACLLLVAQS, encoded by the coding sequence ATGAGCCGACCCGTCACCCCGCCGTCACGATGCCCTGCGCCGCTGCTCGGCGAACTCGATCTGCATCTGTTTGCCGAAGGCCGGCACCGCGAGCTCGGCCGAGTCATGGGCGCGCAGCCGATGGTCGTCGACGAGCTGCCCGGCGTGCGTTTCGCAGCCTGGGCGCCGAATGCCAGGCAGCTTGCCGTGGTCGGCGATTTCAACGGCTGGGATGGCCGCAATCATGCGATGCAGCTGCGGCCCGAGGCCGGCATCTGGGAACTGTTTGTCGCCGGTCTCGAAGTCGGCGCGCTGTACCAGTTCGAGGTCATCGACCGCGACGGCGTCCGGGTGCTGAAGGCCGATCCGTTTGCGCGCCAGACCGAAGTGCCGCCCGGCACGGCTTCGATCGTGGCCGCTGCTTCACTGCCGGTTGCGCCGTTGGCGGACCGCGACAAGCGACAGCGCCGCGACGCGCCGATCGCCATCTACGAAGTCCATGCCGGTTCCTGGCAGCGCAATGATTTCGGCAGCGGGCCAGCGCCGGACTGGGATCAGCTCGCCGAACGCCTGGTGCCTTACGTCGCATCGCTGAACTTCACCCACATCGAGCTGATGCCGGTGATGGAGTATCCGTTCGGTGGCAGCTGGGGTTATCAGCCGCTGAGCCTGTACGCGCCGACCGCGCGTTACGGCACGCCGGAAGCCTTCGGCCGCTTCGTCGCCGCCTGTCATGCGGCGGACATCGGCGTGATTCTCGACTGGGTGCCGGCGCATTTCCCGGCCGACGGTCACGGCCTGCGCCGCTTCGACGGCACCGCGCTCTACGAACACGAAGACCCGCGCGAGGGCTATCACCCGGACTGGAACACGCTGATCTACAACTACGGCCGCAACGAGGTGCGTGGCTTCCTGATCGGCAGCGCACTGCATTTCATCGAGCACTACGGCATCGACGGACTCAGAGTCGACGCCGTCGCCTCGATGCTGCACCGGGACTATTCGCGGCCAGCCGGCCAGTGGATTCCGAACATCCACGGCGGCCGCGAGAACCTCGAAGCGATCGCCTTCGTCCGCGAGCTGAACGCCGTGGTCGCCGAGCGCTGTCCGGGCGCGATCGTCATCGCCGAGGAGTCGACCTCCTGGCCCGGCGTCACTGCCGACACCTCGTCCTCTGGCCTCGGCTTTGCTTACAAGTGGAACATGGGCTGGATGCACGACACCTTGCAGTATTTCGCGCGCGATCACGCGCAGCGTCGCTGGCATCACGCCGACATCACCTTCGGCCTGACCTACGCGCATGCCGAAGCCTTCGTCTTGCCGCTGTCGCACGACGAGGTCGTGCATCTGAAGAAAGCCTTGGTTGCCAAGCTGCCCGGCGATGCCTGGCAGCGCCACGCCGGCCTGCGCGCCTACTACGGGCTGATGTGGGCTTATCCGGGCAAGAAGCTGCTGTTCATGGGCGGCGAGATCGCCCAGGAACGCGAGTGGAATCACGACAGCCAGCTGGACTGGGCGGGTCTGTCTGATCCGAGGAAGGCGGGCCTGCAGCGCTGGGTCGGCGATCTCAACGCGCTGTACGGCAGTGAACCGGCGCTGCATCGCGGCGACTGCGACGCGCGCGGCTTCCGCTGGGTGGTGGTCGACGACACGGTCAACAGCGTGTTCGCCTGGCTGCGTTTCGATCCGACGGGTGCCGCGCCGGCCGTGCTGATGATCTGCAACTTCACGCCGCGAGTGCTGCATGGCTATCGCGTCGGCGTGTCGAAAGCCGGCGTCTGGCAGGAGCGCTTGAACAGCGATGCCACGCACTACGGCGGTAGCGATGTCGCCAACGTTGGCGATCTTGTAGCGCTCGACGAGCCCAGCCACGGCTGGCCGGCCAGCCTTGCCTTGAGCCTGCCGCCGCTCGCCTGTCTGCTGCTGGTGGCTCAGTCGTGA